Within the Halorhabdus rudnickae genome, the region ACGGCGAGGAGAAATTCGTTTCCGACTTCGTCGACGCCTGGAGCAAGGTCATGCAGCACGATCGCTTCGACCTGAAGTAACCACTCACTCGTCGCCGCTATCGACTGTTCGAACCTTACTTTGTACCACGGGCCGTAGCACCGCGTATGACAACCTACGATGCCGGTGATTTCACTCTGGAGAAGGTCCGAGAGTACGTCTGGGAGATCCCCAAGGAGGACGAGATGCGTGTTCCAGCCCGCGTTCTCGCCAGCGAAGAACTCCTAGACGAGATCAGTGACGACCTCTCACTCCAACAGCTCAAGAACACCACTCACCTCCCCGGAATCCAAAAGTACGCCATCGCGATGCCGGACGCCCACCAGGGCTATGGCTTCCCCGTCGGCGGCGTCGCGGGAATCGACGCCGAAACCGGCGTTATATCGCCTGGAGCGGTTGGTTACGATATTAATTGCGGCGTAAGGATGTTGAAAACGAACCTCACCTACAGCGACGTCCAGGGCCGCCAGGCGGAGCTCGTCGAGGCGCTGTTCGAGGCGATCCCGAGTGGTCTGGGCGGCGGTGGCATCGTCCAGACTGGCGTCGACACCCTGGAGGAGGTACTGGAACGCGGTGTGGACTGGGCCCTAGAGGAGGGCTATGCCGTCGAGGACGACCGCCGCCACTGCGAAGACGAGGGCGTTCGCCCGGGTGCCGACGCCGACGCGGTCTCGAAGAAGGCCAAAGACCGGGGTCGCCAGCAGCTGGGAAGTCTCGGTAGCGGGAACCACTTTCTCGAGGTCCAGCGCGTCACGGACATCTATCGGGAGGACGTCGCCGAGAGCTTCGGCCTCGAGGCAGACCAGATCGTGGTCCTGATCCACTGTGGCTCACGCGGTCTGGGCCACCAGGTCTGTACGGACTACCTGCGGGACATCGAGCAGACCCACCAGGGCTTGCTGGAGCAGTTGCCCGACAAGGAACTCGCCGCGGCACCGGCGGGTAGCCACCTGGCCGAGGAGTACTACGCGGCGATGAACGCGGCGATCAACTTTGCGTGGGTCAACCGCCAGCTTATCATGCATCGGACGCGGGAGGTCTTTGCCGATGTCTTCGATCGGGACTGGCGAGACATGGGGATGGAGTTACTGTACGACGTTGCCCACAACATCGCCAAGAAAGAGATCCACGATATTGAGGGAGAAGAGCGCGAACTCTTCGTCCACCGCAAGGGGGCGACCCGGGCGTTCCCGGCCGGACACCCCGAGATTCCGGCAGCCTATCGCGACGTCGGCCAGCCAGTCATCATCCCAGGGAGTATGGGTTCGGGAAGTTACATCCTTCGTGGCGGCGAACACTCGATGGCGGAAACCTTCGGCTCGACGGCCCACGGGGCAGGTCGTCTCATGTCCCGAACGGAAGCGAAGAACACCTACTGGGGAGAGGACGTCCAGGACGACCTCCGGGAGACCCAGCAGATCTACGTCAAGGCCCAGAGCGGTGCGACCGTCGCCGAGGAGGCCCCCGGCGTCTACAAGGACGTCGACGAGGTCGTTCGCGTCTCGGACGAACTCGGGATCGGTGATCGCGTTGCTCGGACGTTCCCGGTCTGCAACATCAAGGGCTGAGACTGCATAGTGTGGCGGGTCGAGATGCGTTACCACGACTGGGACCGTCCGAGCGGCGACTGATCAAGGCCCGGTACCGCCGTTCCACTGTGCGAGCGTCGCCGAGCCGTTGACGCTTTCGTTTCGCCAGACGACGCTGACCCGGTCGTTCGGGCCAACCCGCGTTCCGTACGCACCACTTCCGCCGGCCTGGACGACATCGCCCGGCTCGACTGGCCGCGGTTCTTCCCAGCCTGCCAGGGCGGTCCAACTCGCACTCGCGTCTTCGCCTTCGACGTAGAGGTCCGTCGACGGGATCGAATCGCCGTCCTCGTGCGTGATGATGAGAGCGCTCGTCTGCTCGATGTGACGAAACGTGAATTCCGCCTCGGGTTCGCCCCCATTGTCGGGTGCGAACAGGAACACGTTGATCCCGATCCCCAGAACGAGCAGGACCGCAAGCCCGACGAGCGTCACCACGGCCATCAGCTCCGAGACACCGCGATCGTCACTCGCTGTACGGCTCCGGGACCCGTTCATGCACGACGTGATATTCTCTCCCGAGCGATAAAACCACTGCCCCCTCGCGGCTTCTCTCTACGGCCCAGCAGCTCTGATCGTCACCCGAGCATGTGAGCGTACCCGTCGCGTCAGGGCGTTATTGAGAGGGCCCCGTACCTCACGTCACAATCCTTTTGCGTGGCGGTGCTGTCGGTTGACGCATGCAGTCGGCGGGTTCCACCTGGTTTTTCCTGCAGAAGACGACTGACACCGGCGTTGATCTGTCTCGGGCGAACGAATGGCTCCCCTTTACCGTTCCCGATTGGTCGCTGGACCTCCTCGCTGTGGGTGTGGTTGTGCTCGTCGCCTGGAGTGTCTCTCGTTTGCTGGTTCGGCTGTTCAGTCGCCGGATTGCCCGCAGCTTCCGGCGACCGAGCCTGACGCGGTTGTCCATTCGCGGGATTCGCGTTGGCGTCTTCGGGTTCGCATTGCTGACGATCCTCCGGATATTCGGGTTCAGTCTTGGGGACATTACCCTGCAAGTAACGGTCCTGACGGCCGTGTTAGGTGTCATCCTCGCACCGATCGTCAGCAGCGTGGTCAGTGGTGTATTTCTGCTGGCCGACCAGCCCTACGAGATCGGTGACATGGTTGAACTCGCCGACCGTGACCAGCGTGGGTTCGTCGAGGACATCACGTTGCGTTATACGAAGATATTCACGCTCGACAATACGTTCCTCGTAATCCCGAACGGAACGATTCGCGAGCGGGACGTCATCAATTACTCGGCCGAAGACCCGCGGACGCGCCGTTCGATCCCGGTCGTCGTGACTTACGAGAGCGACGTGTCGGCGGCCCGCGACTGCATCGAAGGTGCCGCGCGCCGAGTCGACGGTGTCATCGAGGGCGGCCCGAACATCCGGGTCGGGGCCGCCCGCTATCCCGCCGGCCCGACCTGTTACATCGACGAGTTCGGCGATCACGGCGTTCGACTGGTCTTGCGGTACTGGATCGAGGAGCCATACAAGTTGCTGGCGACGCGTTCGCGCGTCCAGACGGCAATTCGCGAGGCGATCGCGGACATCGACGTCGAGATCGCCTATCCCCACTCTCACCTGCTGTTCGACGACACGAGCGGCGAGTTACGGGTCCGACAGGAAGCGTCCGGGACGTCACCTGCCGATCGACCGGCAGAGACCGACGGAGACGCGAGCCCGGAACCGCCGTCCTAATCGAGCGAGGCGGTCACGACCTTACAGTCGAGTTCGTCGTCAAGGAAGGTAGCGATGTCGGGATCGTCGACCAGCCGGCGAACCATTTCCCGCCATCGACTGACCTGTTTCTCGCCGATCACCACGGCGTCGGCGCTCTCGGCCGCGACTTCCTCGAGGATCGTCTCCTCGACGAGCAGTCCTGTCCGGACCACGTAGCGTGTCCGCGAGAGCCGACCGAAGGACTCCTCGACGGCAGACTTGAGTTCCGAGCGCGTCACGTGTCCGTTCTCGTGAAAGAGATTGACGTGCAACACCGTCAGATCGGCGTCCCCCTCCTCGGCCACCTCGATGGCACGAGATAGTGTCGCCCGCGAATGGTCCGAGAGCGGATATCTGACCGGCACGACGACTTTCGGCATTGACGCCCGATACACTGTCCCCTCGCCTGAACGTTTCGCTTTGGCTCGCTGTCCCGGTTTGCTATCGGGACCGGGTCGCTGTCCGAGTGGCTTTGAGGAGATCGGACTCACGAGGTCTCGACTGTTGTCGCGGTGACCTGATCTATGGGGGGTCGAGCGTGGCGATATTCCGCTTTTCGGCGCATGGGCGGGACGTGATCGGTAGCGAAAGCCATAACCCCCGACGCACGAACGGGACTGTATGAGCGCCCCACCGGGGGAGTACTACACGGACGAACGGTGGCAAAATTGGATCGAGCGGATCGACGAGGAGGATATCGATCCGGAAGACGAAGACTCGGCACGCCTGCTTCTGAACCTGCAGGACGACGCCGCGATCGCGGTCGCGAAGATCGTCACTGACTACCAGGACGGTGAACTCGAGGAGGAGGAGACTCTGGAGGAACTGGCAAAGGTCCGGGAAATCGTCTTGGCGGAGGTCGAGATGGACGATGAGGAGAAGCTGATGGTCGTCGACGGCGTCCAGACGTCACTCGTCTGTGTCTTTTACGCCGCCGAGGAGTACGTTGCCGGCGAGGTCGCCGAGGCGCCGATCGCCGATCTGATCGGGGCCGCGAGCGACGCCGAAGAAGGCGACGATGTGGACGCGGCACTGGGCTACTGTGCCCAGGCCGGTACGCGCATCTTCGCCGACGAGGAGGAGTTGTCGATGGATGTCGTCGACGATCTGGAGTTCGGGCTCGTCGCCGAGTGGGTCAACGGCCTCGACAGTCTCCAGACGGCATTGAGCGACCCCGAAGTCGTCGAAGAGGACGACGACGCTTGATCTCCCGCAACCTTTTACCGACACCGTCGTAAGTAATCTCAATGGCGTTCCGGGACGACGATCGTGGGCAAGCGATCCAGATCGGTGCCGTGCTGTTGTTCGCCGTTCTGGTGATTGCCTTCTCGCTGTATCAGGCGTTCGTCGTACCTAACCAGAACGCGCAGGTCGAATCGAATCACCTCCAGACCGTCGAAGGACAGCTGCAGGATCTCCGGGACGGGATCGTCAACGTACCGAAGACAGGGAATGGTCGGTCCGTTCGCGTCTCGATGGGAACGAATTATCCGGCACGGGCGGTCGCACTGAATCCGCCACCAGCCAGTGGGCAGTTGCGAACAGTCGGGACTGCCGATCCGGCGGTCAATTTCACGATCGCTAACGCGAGAGCGCTCGACGAGGAGACGGCCGACTACTGGAACGGGACGAACCGAACCCGCGGTACGGGTGGGGTCGTCTATGAACCTGATTACAACCAGTTCCAGAACGCCCCGACACTTGTCTACGACAGCACCACGCTGTCTAGCCAACTTCCGGACACGAACTTCTGGGTGTCTGGACAGACGCTTGTCGATGGTCGAACGCTCACGTTCGTCGCGCTCGACGGTGTTCTCGATCGGAGTTCGAGTCGGTCTCTCACTGTCGACATCAAACCGATCAGTGCTTCGACAACCGATGTGCCGATTACGAACGAGTCGGGTGAAAACGTGAGTATCACGTTTCGATCCCACCGGAGCGCTGGCGACTGGCGGTCGTTGTTGGTCGAGGAGGGGCAGTGGCACAACGCGAGCGGCGGCCACGTCGTCGCGGTAGACGGAACGTCGGTCTCTGATCGGTTTGATCACGTTACGATTGAACTCGAGCGGAACGAAACCTACGAACTCAGGATGGCGAAATCGGCTGTCGGGACGGGAGCGACCACAGAATCGGAGACGTACATTACTGATGTCGCTGGTGACGGCGCTGTTGTTTCTGAAGAAGGGGACGTTCCGATTGTCGTTGAAGCTCGGGACCGATACAACAATCCTGTTTCTGGCGTTCCCGTCAGAGCGACTATCGAATCAGGACAGAGCGGTTCCCTCGTCACTCCCACTGTCCGTACTGACGACGATGGTCGGGCACGGTTCACGTACAACTCTGCTGATATTGATGGCAATTCACAGCGAAGTGTCCAAATCCATTTCACTCTGTCAGATACCATCGAAGCTTCCATTGACCCGAGAACTCCGGAAAACGTGTCTGTGAGTGTTTCCGTCCAGAATACGGACGGCAGCGGGATTGGTGGTGGCGGTGACGGAGGCAGCGATGCCTACACCGTCGAGTGGACTGATCCATCAGGACAGTCCGCGATAAATTGCCCGGACGGGGTTGACAGCGTCTGTACTTTCGACCCAAGCCAACAATCGACGGCATCTCTGACGATGGGTACGTCACCAATTGCACAGCAAGCATCCGTCGAATATGCGCTCAACGACACATCCGTCCTCACACTGTCCCGAACGACTGGACTGACCGATTCCGTCGGCGAAAACTCGACAGGCGTGACTGCCCTCGCTAATGGGTTCGTCAATGTATACGCGTCAAGTGGTTCGAGTGGTGATCGATTGACTCTTGAAGTCGTAAATGAATTCATAGGTCTGGTCTACAATAACGATGCTGTGGCGGTTGACGGACCGGATTTCGGTGGCACACCTGGCGGTGTCGAACTTACCATTCAGAATGACTACAATCAAGACGTGATTATCACTGACGTCAAAATAAACGAGACAACGGGCCCAATCGGACGTTTGAGTGACGATGAGCTCCCGAACGACCAGCCACGAACGACGGAGGTATACATCGAAACCGATCAAATTGACGGCTGGGTCGATGTCGGTGGCGGGACTTCGTTGCCGGCACAGTTCGATCTAAGCACTGACAGCCAGGACGCTGTCGTGTCGAGTGGCGGGGAGTTTCGGGTGTATCTCTATGAGTTCAAAAACAGTGGCGACAACCAAGTAGATATGTCGGATCGAGCGTTCACGCTCACTGTCTTTTACGAGACGGCAGACGGAAACGCATATACCAAACCGATCCGCGTGAACGTTCAGTGAAACAGCAGGTAGACCTCTGATTGATGACCTCTCAGAGACGATTGATTGCACACGCCATCGGAACCGAGATCCGCCCGCACGAGTCGAATTGCCGTGCCCAATCAGAGGTAATCGGTGTCATCCTCTTTACGGCAGTCGTCGTCACGCTCACGGTTCTCGTCGGAGCCACCATCTTGGGTACAGTTGATACGGGGGACAAACCAGTAACAAATCTCCGGGCCGAGGTCGACGCTTCAGAACTCACCCTCAGTCATCACGGCGGTTCGACACTGGACCCCAGGGAGGTCTCTGTCGTTCTCCGCGACGGGGCTCAACGACGACTCGCACTGGACGAATTCGGCGGGGGTGACCGAGACGGCATGTTCGCTCCGGGAGGCCAACTCAACTACAGCCACAGGGCCAACGGAACGCTACGCGTTCTCGTCGTTCACAATCCGTCGAATACCATCCTTTACGACCGGGTGTTGGATGTCCCGGAGAGAGCACTCTCGAATACTGACCTGGGCTAGCGCCGCCGACTGGGACGGCGTCGTTCATGCCGATTTCGGTAATCACAGCGCCGACCGGATCGAACTCGGGTATCGGGCCGTCGAGACGGGAATGCTCGCCTACTGGCCACTGGACGAAGAAGGGGGCTTGACGGCGCAAGACGTAGTCGGCTCTCAGGACGGCACGGTTCAGGGTGCAACCACGGGTCGAACAGGCGTTCTTGGAACCACGAGTTACGCGTTCGACGGGACGGACGATTACATCTCGGGGGCGACTGATGTCTCGGCGTTACGGAACACTGCGAGCCTCTCGTTCTGGCTCAAGTCCACCCAAAGCGGCGACGACACGATGTGGCAGGCGCCAGGGATCACCGGCGTCGAGAGCAACGGGGACGGTAACGACATCTTCTGGGGGTGGATCGACGCAAGCGGATTCATCGGCGTTCAGGCCGGCGTCAATCCGGGGGCGATGAGTTCGACAGACGTCGCCGACGGCACCTGGCACCACGTCGTTTTGACCCGTGACGCCGACAGCGGCGAGGTGGCAGTGTACGTCGACGGCACCCGCGAGGATACTGTCACTTCGCGGATCGGCGAGATTACGACGACCTTCGATAGCATCGGACGGATCGAAGACACGGCAGGGACTCCCGAGTACTTCGACGGCCAGATCGACGAGTTCCAAGTGTACGATCGAGTGCTGTCAGCGTCCGCCGTGCAGAGCCTCTATCAGTCCAGCCAGGCGGGTGCCTTGAGGACGACCGAGAAACGGTTCCCGGAACCGGTCGACCCCTCGACGCTCTCTCGAAGACGTCAACGCTACTCTTCCGTCCGGGACTGGTATCTCTCTGTACGTCGAATCCGATCCCGAGGGCGACGGTACGTTCTCCCAAAGCAACGAGATCACTCTCGACGGACGTGACTCCTACGACG harbors:
- a CDS encoding LamG domain-containing protein; translated protein: MSRREHSRILTWASAADWDGVVHADFGNHSADRIELGYRAVETGMLAYWPLDEEGGLTAQDVVGSQDGTVQGATTGRTGVLGTTSYAFDGTDDYISGATDVSALRNTASLSFWLKSTQSGDDTMWQAPGITGVESNGDGNDIFWGWIDASGFIGVQAGVNPGAMSSTDVADGTWHHVVLTRDADSGEVAVYVDGTREDTVTSRIGEITTTFDSIGRIEDTAGTPEYFDGQIDEFQVYDRVLSASAVQSLYQSSQAGALRTTEKRFPEPVDPSTLSRRRQRYSSVRDWYLSVRRIRSRGRRYVLPKQRDHSRRT
- a CDS encoding universal stress protein — encoded protein: MPKVVVPVRYPLSDHSRATLSRAIEVAEEGDADLTVLHVNLFHENGHVTRSELKSAVEESFGRLSRTRYVVRTGLLVEETILEEVAAESADAVVIGEKQVSRWREMVRRLVDDPDIATFLDDELDCKVVTASLD
- a CDS encoding Ig-like domain-containing protein — its product is MAFRDDDRGQAIQIGAVLLFAVLVIAFSLYQAFVVPNQNAQVESNHLQTVEGQLQDLRDGIVNVPKTGNGRSVRVSMGTNYPARAVALNPPPASGQLRTVGTADPAVNFTIANARALDEETADYWNGTNRTRGTGGVVYEPDYNQFQNAPTLVYDSTTLSSQLPDTNFWVSGQTLVDGRTLTFVALDGVLDRSSSRSLTVDIKPISASTTDVPITNESGENVSITFRSHRSAGDWRSLLVEEGQWHNASGGHVVAVDGTSVSDRFDHVTIELERNETYELRMAKSAVGTGATTESETYITDVAGDGAVVSEEGDVPIVVEARDRYNNPVSGVPVRATIESGQSGSLVTPTVRTDDDGRARFTYNSADIDGNSQRSVQIHFTLSDTIEASIDPRTPENVSVSVSVQNTDGSGIGGGGDGGSDAYTVEWTDPSGQSAINCPDGVDSVCTFDPSQQSTASLTMGTSPIAQQASVEYALNDTSVLTLSRTTGLTDSVGENSTGVTALANGFVNVYASSGSSGDRLTLEVVNEFIGLVYNNDAVAVDGPDFGGTPGGVELTIQNDYNQDVIITDVKINETTGPIGRLSDDELPNDQPRTTEVYIETDQIDGWVDVGGGTSLPAQFDLSTDSQDAVVSSGGEFRVYLYEFKNSGDNQVDMSDRAFTLTVFYETADGNAYTKPIRVNVQ
- a CDS encoding mechanosensitive ion channel family protein, translated to MQSAGSTWFFLQKTTDTGVDLSRANEWLPFTVPDWSLDLLAVGVVVLVAWSVSRLLVRLFSRRIARSFRRPSLTRLSIRGIRVGVFGFALLTILRIFGFSLGDITLQVTVLTAVLGVILAPIVSSVVSGVFLLADQPYEIGDMVELADRDQRGFVEDITLRYTKIFTLDNTFLVIPNGTIRERDVINYSAEDPRTRRSIPVVVTYESDVSAARDCIEGAARRVDGVIEGGPNIRVGAARYPAGPTCYIDEFGDHGVRLVLRYWIEEPYKLLATRSRVQTAIREAIADIDVEIAYPHSHLLFDDTSGELRVRQEASGTSPADRPAETDGDASPEPPS
- a CDS encoding type IV pilin — translated: MNGSRSRTASDDRGVSELMAVVTLVGLAVLLVLGIGINVFLFAPDNGGEPEAEFTFRHIEQTSALIITHEDGDSIPSTDLYVEGEDASASWTALAGWEEPRPVEPGDVVQAGGSGAYGTRVGPNDRVSVVWRNESVNGSATLAQWNGGTGP
- a CDS encoding DUF2150 family protein; this encodes MSAPPGEYYTDERWQNWIERIDEEDIDPEDEDSARLLLNLQDDAAIAVAKIVTDYQDGELEEEETLEELAKVREIVLAEVEMDDEEKLMVVDGVQTSLVCVFYAAEEYVAGEVAEAPIADLIGAASDAEEGDDVDAALGYCAQAGTRIFADEEELSMDVVDDLEFGLVAEWVNGLDSLQTALSDPEVVEEDDDA
- a CDS encoding type IV pilin N-terminal domain-containing protein, yielding MTSQRRLIAHAIGTEIRPHESNCRAQSEVIGVILFTAVVVTLTVLVGATILGTVDTGDKPVTNLRAEVDASELTLSHHGGSTLDPREVSVVLRDGAQRRLALDEFGGGDRDGMFAPGGQLNYSHRANGTLRVLVVHNPSNTILYDRVLDVPERALSNTDLG
- a CDS encoding RtcB family protein; its protein translation is MTTYDAGDFTLEKVREYVWEIPKEDEMRVPARVLASEELLDEISDDLSLQQLKNTTHLPGIQKYAIAMPDAHQGYGFPVGGVAGIDAETGVISPGAVGYDINCGVRMLKTNLTYSDVQGRQAELVEALFEAIPSGLGGGGIVQTGVDTLEEVLERGVDWALEEGYAVEDDRRHCEDEGVRPGADADAVSKKAKDRGRQQLGSLGSGNHFLEVQRVTDIYREDVAESFGLEADQIVVLIHCGSRGLGHQVCTDYLRDIEQTHQGLLEQLPDKELAAAPAGSHLAEEYYAAMNAAINFAWVNRQLIMHRTREVFADVFDRDWRDMGMELLYDVAHNIAKKEIHDIEGEERELFVHRKGATRAFPAGHPEIPAAYRDVGQPVIIPGSMGSGSYILRGGEHSMAETFGSTAHGAGRLMSRTEAKNTYWGEDVQDDLRETQQIYVKAQSGATVAEEAPGVYKDVDEVVRVSDELGIGDRVARTFPVCNIKG